The proteins below come from a single Azospirillum thiophilum genomic window:
- a CDS encoding YgaP family membrane protein — translation MELSSITDSIGETARRNLRSLDDRMHLTGGHTVNVGHNERLASLAGGVLLAVLGLRRPNWTGAAMALTGGALVARGLTGYCPAKSMLSDWMHDGRADIPAQDVEHGIDRYSRHPGDIYEQDCEKEIVDEASQESFPASDPPSFSPGVSR, via the coding sequence ATGGAACTCTCTTCAATAACCGACTCCATCGGCGAAACGGCCCGGCGCAACCTGCGCAGCCTCGACGACCGCATGCATCTCACCGGCGGCCACACCGTCAATGTCGGCCACAATGAAAGGCTGGCGTCGCTGGCCGGGGGCGTGCTGCTGGCGGTCCTGGGACTGCGCCGGCCCAACTGGACCGGGGCCGCGATGGCGCTGACCGGCGGCGCGCTGGTGGCACGCGGACTGACCGGCTACTGCCCGGCCAAATCGATGCTGTCCGACTGGATGCACGATGGCCGGGCGGACATTCCGGCACAGGACGTCGAGCATGGCATCGACCGCTATTCCCGCCATCCCGGCGACATCTATGAACAGGATTGCGAGAAGGAGATTGTCGACGAGGCATCGCAGGAATCCTTCCCGGCCAGCGATCCGCCCTCCTTCTCACCCGGCGTGTCCCGGTAA
- a CDS encoding bacteriohemerythrin, with the protein MGAITWRRQLSVGQPAIDEDHKHLIEYLNELDAALCAQRFQPVRVAKILLKLLEYTKEHFAREERIMQIVHYPKFEEHVAMHRAAVQKVSELSNRFSIEPTHENAEKLYKFTADWLVRHIILMDTQLTPYVRGVWA; encoded by the coding sequence ATGGGCGCCATCACATGGCGGCGGCAGTTGAGCGTCGGCCAGCCGGCCATCGACGAGGATCACAAGCACCTGATCGAGTATCTGAACGAACTCGACGCGGCGCTGTGCGCTCAGCGGTTCCAGCCGGTCCGCGTCGCCAAGATCCTGCTCAAGCTGCTCGAATACACCAAGGAGCATTTCGCCCGCGAAGAACGGATCATGCAGATCGTGCATTATCCGAAATTCGAGGAGCATGTCGCCATGCACCGTGCGGCGGTCCAGAAGGTCAGCGAGCTGTCCAACCGCTTCTCCATCGAACCGACGCACGAGAATGCCGAGAAGCTCTACAAATTCACCGCCGACTGGCTGGTCCGCCACATCATCCTGATGGACACCCAGCTGACGCCCTATGTCCGCGGTGTCTGGGCGTGA
- the ureG gene encoding urease accessory protein UreG, whose amino-acid sequence MSALPAIEKSHTGPLRVGIGGPVGSGKTALTDALCKRMREDWEVAAITNDIYTKEDAEFLTRSGALKPERIMGVETGGCPHTAIREDASINLAAVDQMNAKFPDLDLIFIESGGDNLAATFSPELADLTIYVIDVSAGDKIPRKGGPGITRSDLLVINKTDLAPMVGASLEVMDRDARKMRGDRPFVFANVKAGEGVDAIQSFIVQRGGLPLPG is encoded by the coding sequence ATGAGCGCTCTCCCCGCTATCGAAAAGAGCCACACCGGCCCGCTCCGCGTCGGCATCGGCGGCCCCGTCGGGTCCGGCAAGACCGCGCTGACCGACGCGCTGTGCAAGCGCATGCGCGAGGATTGGGAGGTCGCGGCGATCACCAACGACATCTACACCAAGGAGGATGCGGAGTTCCTCACCCGCTCCGGCGCGCTGAAGCCGGAGCGGATCATGGGCGTGGAGACCGGCGGCTGCCCGCACACCGCGATCCGCGAGGACGCCTCGATCAACCTCGCCGCCGTCGACCAGATGAACGCGAAGTTCCCCGACCTCGACCTGATCTTCATCGAATCGGGCGGCGACAACCTCGCGGCCACCTTCTCGCCGGAGCTGGCGGACCTCACGATCTACGTCATCGACGTGTCGGCCGGCGACAAGATCCCGCGCAAGGGCGGGCCGGGCATCACCCGGTCGGACCTGCTGGTCATCAACAAGACCGACCTCGCCCCGATGGTCGGGGCCAGCCTGGAGGTGATGGACCGCGACGCCCGCAAGATGCGCGGCGACCGGCCCTTCGTCTTCGCCAACGTCAAGGCGGGCGAGGGGGTGGACGCCATCCAGTCCTTCATCGTCCAGCGCGGTGGCCTGCCGCTGCCCGGCTGA
- the serB gene encoding phosphoserine phosphatase SerB, whose protein sequence is MNAVATLIAPRTATFDESAVQTAKAALVALGADAGAPDWLAPGTACDLPFGNLAPEQAEAAIRHALASAGTGAVLDIVAQPAATRRKRLLVADMESTIIEQEMLDELGDYVGLKDHIAAITARAMNGEIDFKDAVRERVALLKGLKETVIDEVWQRATLMPGAAQLVGTMRANGAVCVLVSGGFRCFTGRVRSWIGFDDDRGNELEVVDGVMTGKVIEPILDKDSKLQALMAYAGEHRVPVAETMAVGDGANDLPMLLAAGLGVAFHAKAVVAAEARARVDHGDLTALLYAQGYRATEFVN, encoded by the coding sequence ATGAACGCCGTCGCCACGCTGATCGCCCCCCGCACCGCCACCTTCGACGAGTCCGCCGTCCAGACCGCCAAGGCGGCGCTGGTGGCGCTCGGCGCGGATGCCGGGGCACCGGATTGGCTGGCACCCGGCACCGCCTGCGACCTGCCCTTCGGCAATCTGGCGCCGGAACAGGCCGAGGCGGCGATCCGCCATGCCCTGGCATCGGCCGGGACCGGCGCGGTGCTGGACATCGTCGCCCAGCCGGCGGCGACGCGGCGCAAGCGGCTGCTGGTCGCCGACATGGAATCGACGATCATCGAGCAGGAGATGCTGGACGAGCTCGGCGACTATGTCGGGTTGAAGGACCACATCGCCGCCATCACCGCCCGCGCCATGAACGGCGAGATCGACTTCAAGGACGCGGTGCGCGAGCGCGTCGCCCTGCTGAAGGGGCTGAAGGAGACGGTGATCGACGAGGTGTGGCAGCGTGCCACCCTGATGCCGGGCGCGGCCCAGCTGGTCGGCACCATGCGTGCCAACGGCGCCGTCTGCGTGCTGGTCTCGGGCGGCTTCCGCTGCTTCACCGGCCGGGTGCGCAGCTGGATCGGTTTCGACGACGACCGCGGCAACGAGCTGGAGGTGGTCGACGGCGTGATGACCGGCAAGGTGATCGAGCCGATCCTCGACAAGGACAGCAAGCTCCAGGCCCTGATGGCCTATGCCGGCGAGCATCGCGTGCCGGTGGCGGAAACCATGGCCGTCGGCGACGGCGCCAACGACCTGCCGATGCTGCTGGCCGCCGGCCTCGGCGTCGCCTTCCACGCCAAGGCGGTGGTGGCCGCCGAGGCCCGCGCCCGTGTCGACCATGGCGACCTGACCGCGCTGCTCTATGCCCAGGGCTACCGCGCGACGGAGTTCGTGAACTGA
- a CDS encoding urease accessory protein UreF: MAMRTDDPPLPKRERGMEGVSTHALTRLLAWLSPSFPVGGFSYSHGIEAAVEQGLVRDRATLIVWLDGILRHGAGRTDGMLFAAAHRAVRAGDEAAFAWAVERADILRASSETALESRAQGQAFLLAIRAAWPLDGLSRWDAVIAATGRPPAYAVAVALVSALIGVGEGPALTAYLHAFAANLVSAGVRLVPLGQTDGQRALAALDPITHRAAETALAAPLDDLGGRAMAVDWTSMIHETQYTRLFRS; the protein is encoded by the coding sequence ATGGCCATGCGCACTGACGATCCCCCTCTTCCCAAGCGGGAGAGGGGAATGGAGGGCGTCTCCACCCACGCCCTGACGCGCCTGCTGGCGTGGCTGTCGCCCAGCTTCCCGGTCGGCGGCTTCTCCTACAGCCATGGCATCGAGGCGGCGGTGGAACAGGGGCTGGTGCGGGACCGCGCCACCCTGATCGTCTGGCTCGACGGCATCCTGCGCCATGGCGCCGGGCGGACCGACGGCATGCTGTTCGCCGCGGCGCATCGCGCGGTGCGCGCCGGGGACGAGGCGGCCTTCGCCTGGGCGGTGGAGCGGGCCGACATCCTGCGCGCCTCTTCCGAGACGGCGCTCGAATCGCGCGCCCAGGGGCAGGCCTTCCTGCTGGCCATCCGCGCGGCCTGGCCGCTCGACGGGCTGTCGCGCTGGGATGCGGTCATCGCTGCCACCGGCCGGCCTCCGGCCTATGCGGTGGCGGTGGCGCTGGTTTCGGCCCTGATCGGGGTCGGTGAAGGCCCGGCGCTGACCGCCTACCTGCACGCCTTCGCCGCCAACCTGGTTTCCGCCGGGGTGCGGCTGGTGCCGCTCGGCCAGACCGACGGCCAGCGGGCGCTGGCGGCGCTCGACCCCATCACCCACCGGGCGGCGGAAACGGCGCTGGCCGCGCCGCTGGACGATCTCGGCGGCCGGGCGATGGCCGTCGACTGGACCTCGATGATCCACGAAACCCAATATACGAGGCTGTTCCGCTCATGA
- the murI gene encoding glutamate racemase, producing the protein MIGVFDSGHGGLTVLRALVDAAPGRPFVYLGDHAAAPYGPRSEDDIYRLTVAGMDRLFAQGCRLIVIACNTAAAVALRRLQQEWLPSAYPGRNVLGVLVPMVEAITRVPWMIDTVPADHLAEPRTVGIFATAATVNSGSFPREIGKRAPAVRVVQQACPDLVPLIERGAPDAEIEPAVVRYVRILLDKLGGQPLDAVVLGCTHYPLVAHLFARALPPGVEVLCQPTLTARSLEQYFERHPEYRPDATERGLRFFTTGDAPLVSELAGRFFGHPTPFERL; encoded by the coding sequence TTGATCGGTGTATTCGATTCAGGACATGGCGGGTTGACGGTGCTGCGCGCCCTGGTGGACGCGGCTCCCGGCCGGCCATTCGTCTATCTCGGCGACCATGCCGCCGCCCCCTACGGCCCGCGCAGCGAGGACGACATCTACCGGCTGACCGTCGCCGGGATGGACCGGCTGTTCGCCCAGGGCTGCCGGCTGATCGTCATCGCCTGCAACACCGCCGCCGCGGTGGCGCTGCGCCGTCTCCAGCAGGAGTGGCTGCCCTCCGCATATCCCGGCCGCAACGTGCTGGGCGTGCTGGTGCCGATGGTCGAGGCGATCACGCGGGTTCCCTGGATGATCGACACGGTCCCGGCCGATCACCTCGCCGAGCCGCGGACCGTCGGCATCTTCGCCACCGCGGCGACGGTCAATTCGGGATCCTTCCCGCGGGAGATCGGCAAGCGCGCCCCCGCCGTCCGCGTCGTGCAGCAGGCCTGCCCCGACCTCGTGCCGCTGATCGAGCGCGGCGCGCCGGATGCGGAGATCGAACCGGCGGTCGTCCGCTATGTCCGCATCCTGCTGGACAAGCTGGGCGGCCAGCCGCTGGACGCGGTGGTGCTGGGCTGCACCCATTACCCGCTGGTCGCGCACCTGTTCGCACGCGCGCTGCCGCCGGGGGTCGAGGTGCTGTGCCAGCCGACCCTGACCGCCCGCTCGCTTGAGCAGTATTTCGAGCGCCACCCCGAATACCGCCCCGATGCAACCGAGCGGGGCCTGCGCTTCTTCACCACCGGGGACGCGCCGCTGGTCAGCGAATTGGCCGGCCGCTTCTTCGGCCACCCGACCCCCTTCGAACGGCTGTAG
- the miaA gene encoding tRNA (adenosine(37)-N6)-dimethylallyltransferase MiaA, with protein MEDLDTPSTNVIVIGGPTASGKSGLALAIAEAFGGTVINADSMQLYGDLDLLTARPPAADLARAPHRLYGVLPAAERGSAARWRDMALAEIAEAKAAGRLPVVVGGTGLYLRALMQGLSEVPAIPDDIRAAAHARLAAVGGELFRAELVVRDPASAKLNPGDTTRLTRAWEVLEATGRPLSHWQSLTPQGAPEDLRFIVHVLDPPRADLYAQCDRRFELMMEQGALEEVRRLDMLAREQELAPDLPVLKALGVPELRRFLHGDIALQDAVALAQQSTRRYAKRQVTWFRHQMVGKAPDMLVSHTGQHSCHTIDSPCSEAVRNAMLDRLRTILNY; from the coding sequence ATGGAAGACCTGGACACGCCCTCCACCAACGTAATCGTCATCGGCGGCCCGACCGCGTCGGGCAAGTCGGGGCTGGCGCTTGCCATCGCCGAGGCGTTCGGCGGCACCGTCATCAATGCCGACAGCATGCAGCTCTATGGCGATCTCGACCTGCTGACGGCCCGTCCGCCGGCAGCGGATCTGGCCCGCGCCCCGCACCGGCTCTACGGCGTGCTGCCGGCGGCGGAGCGCGGGTCGGCGGCGCGCTGGCGCGACATGGCGCTGGCCGAGATCGCGGAGGCCAAGGCCGCCGGCCGGCTGCCGGTGGTGGTCGGCGGCACCGGCCTCTACCTGCGCGCGCTGATGCAGGGGCTGAGCGAGGTGCCGGCCATCCCGGACGACATCCGCGCCGCCGCCCATGCCCGTCTGGCCGCCGTCGGCGGCGAGCTATTCCGTGCCGAACTGGTCGTCCGCGATCCGGCCTCGGCCAAGCTGAACCCCGGCGACACCACCCGCCTCACCCGCGCGTGGGAGGTTCTGGAGGCCACCGGCCGGCCGCTGTCGCATTGGCAGAGCCTCACCCCGCAGGGGGCGCCGGAGGATCTGCGCTTCATCGTCCATGTGCTCGATCCGCCGCGCGCCGACCTCTATGCCCAGTGCGACCGGCGCTTCGAGCTGATGATGGAGCAGGGCGCGCTGGAGGAGGTGCGGCGGCTGGACATGCTGGCACGCGAGCAGGAGCTCGCGCCCGACCTGCCGGTGCTGAAGGCGCTGGGCGTTCCTGAGCTGCGCCGCTTCCTGCACGGTGACATCGCGCTCCAGGACGCGGTCGCCCTGGCCCAGCAATCGACCCGGCGCTATGCCAAACGGCAGGTCACCTGGTTCCGGCATCAGATGGTTGGCAAAGCACCCGATATGCTGGTAAGTCATACAGGACAGCATAGCTGCCATACCATCGATTCACCCTGTTCAGAGGCGGTACGAAATGCAATGCTCGACCGCCTGAGAACGATACTAAATTACTGA
- the fabI gene encoding enoyl-ACP reductase FabI — MTTIIPAAATLEGKKGLVLGIANDQSIAWGCARAFRALGADLAVSYLNEKAKRFVEPLAQQLEAEIFEPVDVTGEGELKAIFDKIGEKWGKLDFALHSIAFAPKDDLHGRVVDCSREGFQQAMDISCHSFIRMARYAEPLMKDGGSLFTMSYFGANRVIDNYGVMGPVKAALEASVRYLASELGPKGIRVHAISPGPIKTRAASGIAHFDELMDKAAERAPEGRLVTIEEVGYTTAFLATDGAKGITGNTTYVDCGYSIIG; from the coding sequence ATGACCACGATCATTCCCGCCGCCGCCACGCTCGAAGGCAAGAAGGGGCTCGTCCTCGGCATCGCCAACGACCAGTCGATCGCCTGGGGCTGCGCCCGTGCCTTCCGCGCGCTGGGCGCCGACCTTGCGGTCAGCTATCTGAACGAGAAGGCCAAGCGGTTCGTCGAGCCGCTGGCCCAGCAGCTGGAAGCCGAGATCTTCGAACCGGTGGACGTCACCGGCGAGGGCGAGTTGAAGGCGATCTTCGACAAGATCGGCGAGAAGTGGGGCAAGCTCGACTTCGCGCTCCACAGCATCGCCTTCGCTCCCAAGGACGATTTGCACGGCCGCGTCGTCGACTGCTCGCGCGAAGGCTTCCAGCAGGCGATGGACATTTCCTGCCATTCCTTCATCCGCATGGCGCGCTATGCCGAGCCGCTGATGAAGGACGGCGGGTCGCTGTTCACCATGTCCTATTTCGGCGCCAACCGGGTCATCGACAATTACGGCGTCATGGGTCCGGTCAAGGCCGCGCTGGAGGCCAGCGTGCGCTACCTGGCGTCCGAGCTCGGCCCCAAGGGCATCCGCGTCCACGCCATCTCCCCCGGCCCGATCAAGACCCGCGCCGCCTCCGGCATCGCGCATTTCGACGAACTGATGGACAAGGCCGCCGAGCGTGCGCCCGAAGGCCGTCTGGTGACGATCGAAGAGGTCGGCTACACCACCGCCTTCCTCGCCACCGACGGCGCCAAGGGGATCACCGGCAACACCACCTACGTCGACTGCGGCTATTCGATCATCGGCTGA
- the ureC gene encoding urease subunit alpha, with translation MSYRIDRAEYAALYGPTTGDRVRLADTDLIVEVERDHTVYGEEVKFGGGKVIRDGMGQSQRSRHQGAVDTVITNALIIDHWGIVKADIGITGGRIAAIGKAGNPDVQPGVTIIVGPGTEVIAGEGKIVTAGGIDAHIHFICPQQVDEALNSGVTTMLGGGTGPAAGTAATTCTPGPWHMERMLQAAEGLPINLGFFGKGNSSRPDALIEQVAAGACGLKLHEDWGTTPDAIDTCLSVADQLDVQVAIHTDTLNESGFVEDTIAAFKGRTIHTFHTEGAGGGHAPDIIRVAGLANVLPSSTNPTRPFTINTVDEHLDMLMVCHHLSARIPEDVAFAESRIRRETIAAEDILHDLGVFSMISSDSQAMGRLGEVVIRTWQTAHKMKLQRGRLPQETGDNDNFRVKRYIAKYTINPALSHGIGHVVGSVEVGKLADLVLWSPAFFGVKPDMVLKCGTIAAALMGDPNASIPTPQPVHYRHMFGAFGRAIQASSVTFVSAKALELEVGRQLGLHREMIAVKGTRTVGKKDMIHNDAMPHIEVDPETYEVRADGQLLTCEPADILPMAQRYFLF, from the coding sequence ATGTCCTACCGCATCGACCGGGCCGAATACGCGGCCCTCTACGGTCCCACCACCGGCGACCGCGTCCGGCTGGCCGACACCGACCTGATCGTCGAGGTCGAGCGTGACCACACCGTCTATGGCGAGGAGGTGAAGTTCGGCGGCGGCAAGGTGATCCGCGACGGCATGGGCCAGTCCCAGCGCTCGCGCCACCAGGGGGCGGTCGACACCGTCATCACCAACGCGCTGATCATCGACCATTGGGGCATCGTCAAGGCCGACATCGGCATCACCGGCGGGCGCATCGCCGCCATCGGCAAGGCCGGCAACCCCGACGTCCAGCCTGGCGTCACCATCATCGTCGGTCCTGGCACCGAGGTGATCGCCGGCGAGGGCAAGATCGTCACCGCCGGCGGCATCGACGCCCACATCCATTTCATCTGCCCGCAGCAGGTCGACGAGGCGCTGAACAGCGGCGTCACCACCATGCTGGGCGGCGGCACCGGGCCGGCGGCCGGCACCGCGGCCACCACCTGCACGCCGGGGCCGTGGCACATGGAGCGGATGCTCCAGGCCGCCGAGGGGCTGCCGATCAACCTGGGCTTCTTCGGCAAGGGCAACAGCAGCCGTCCCGACGCGTTGATCGAGCAGGTCGCCGCCGGCGCCTGTGGCCTGAAGCTGCACGAGGATTGGGGCACCACGCCCGACGCCATCGACACCTGCCTGTCGGTCGCCGACCAGTTGGACGTCCAGGTGGCGATCCACACCGACACGCTGAACGAATCCGGCTTCGTCGAGGACACCATCGCGGCGTTCAAGGGCCGCACCATCCACACCTTCCACACCGAGGGGGCCGGCGGCGGCCATGCGCCGGACATCATCCGGGTGGCGGGGCTGGCCAACGTGCTGCCCAGCTCGACCAACCCGACCCGGCCCTTCACCATCAACACGGTGGACGAGCATCTCGACATGCTGATGGTGTGCCATCACCTCAGCGCCCGCATCCCGGAAGACGTCGCCTTCGCCGAAAGCCGCATCCGGCGCGAGACCATCGCGGCCGAGGACATCCTGCACGATCTGGGCGTGTTCTCGATGATCTCCTCGGACAGCCAGGCGATGGGCCGGCTGGGCGAGGTCGTCATCCGCACCTGGCAGACCGCGCACAAGATGAAGCTCCAGCGCGGCCGGCTGCCGCAGGAGACCGGCGACAACGACAATTTCCGGGTCAAGCGCTACATCGCCAAATACACCATCAACCCGGCGCTGTCGCACGGCATCGGCCATGTGGTGGGATCGGTCGAGGTCGGCAAGCTGGCCGATCTGGTGCTGTGGTCGCCGGCCTTCTTCGGGGTGAAGCCGGACATGGTGCTGAAATGCGGCACTATCGCCGCGGCGCTGATGGGCGATCCCAACGCCTCGATCCCGACGCCGCAGCCGGTCCATTACCGTCACATGTTCGGCGCCTTCGGCCGGGCGATCCAGGCCAGCAGCGTCACCTTCGTCAGTGCCAAGGCGCTGGAGCTGGAGGTCGGCCGCCAGCTCGGCCTGCACCGCGAGATGATCGCCGTCAAGGGCACCCGCACCGTCGGCAAGAAGGACATGATCCACAACGACGCGATGCCGCACATCGAGGTCGATCCCGAAACCTACGAGGTGCGGGCCGACGGGCAGCTGCTGACCTGCGAACCGGCGGACATCCTGCCGATGGCGCAGCGTTATTTCCTGTTCTGA
- a CDS encoding urease accessory protein UreE, with the protein MTDPTRRATRVHARGHWPAERAAGTVTLAFDDRFRRRMAMTDDAGGAFLLDLPRAVALDDGDGLELGDGSFLRVVAAPEALMEVRVPGPVEAFARVAWHLGNRHLPVQIVGDTIRLRRDHVIEDMLRGLGAEVRDVEAPFMPEGGAYGGHSHGGGHGHAH; encoded by the coding sequence ATGACCGATCCCACCCGCCGCGCCACCCGGGTCCATGCCCGCGGCCATTGGCCGGCCGAACGCGCCGCCGGCACCGTGACGCTGGCCTTCGACGACCGCTTCCGCCGCCGCATGGCGATGACCGACGATGCCGGCGGCGCCTTCCTGCTCGACCTGCCGCGGGCGGTGGCGCTCGACGACGGCGACGGGCTGGAACTGGGCGACGGCAGCTTCCTGCGTGTCGTCGCCGCGCCCGAGGCGCTGATGGAGGTCCGGGTTCCCGGCCCGGTGGAGGCCTTCGCGCGGGTCGCCTGGCATCTCGGCAACCGTCACCTGCCGGTGCAGATCGTCGGCGACACCATCCGCCTGCGCCGCGACCATGTGATCGAGGACATGCTGCGCGGGCTGGGGGCCGAGGTGCGCGACGTGGAGGCGCCCTTCATGCCGGAGGGCGGCGCCTATGGCGGGCATTCGCATGGCGGTGGGCATGGCCATGCGCACTGA
- a CDS encoding PRC-barrel domain-containing protein, with amino-acid sequence MMRPTLGTALLLAALGSLTAAAPAMAADDCAAGLDRLGQQAAALEAAGPGTPAPVTAQETAQLRALQQAAQAAAQKGNAPACEAILGEAAALQESIVHPRAIAADDLEDAKLRSPDGNDLGSISELIIDPGTGRVAYAVVELGGFLGIGDADFPVPWALFAPAGDGYVLNVPKDTLTNAPRFDDKNRPNMNDRQWAMAVHTYYGVAPYWMRDSATLTAIAGAADGGNGSAAGALRQEVQRLSQEVTRLNRELQQARGAAGSSGAPADAATGQGGASQSPSQGAQQTPAGNDSPQPPVSQQ; translated from the coding sequence ATGATGCGCCCCACCCTTGGCACGGCCCTGCTGCTGGCCGCGCTGGGCTCCCTGACCGCCGCAGCGCCCGCGATGGCGGCCGACGATTGCGCGGCCGGGTTGGACCGGCTGGGTCAGCAGGCGGCGGCTCTCGAGGCTGCCGGCCCCGGCACTCCCGCGCCGGTCACCGCCCAGGAAACCGCCCAGCTCCGCGCCCTGCAGCAGGCCGCCCAGGCCGCCGCGCAGAAGGGCAACGCCCCCGCCTGCGAAGCCATCCTGGGCGAGGCCGCAGCCTTGCAGGAGTCGATCGTTCACCCGCGCGCCATCGCGGCCGACGATCTCGAGGACGCCAAGCTGCGCAGCCCGGATGGCAATGATCTGGGCAGCATTTCCGAACTGATCATCGACCCCGGCACCGGCCGCGTCGCCTATGCGGTGGTCGAGCTGGGCGGCTTCCTCGGTATCGGCGATGCCGATTTCCCGGTGCCCTGGGCGCTGTTCGCGCCGGCGGGGGACGGCTATGTCCTGAATGTGCCGAAGGACACGCTGACCAACGCCCCGCGCTTCGACGACAAGAACCGCCCGAACATGAACGACCGCCAGTGGGCGATGGCGGTTCACACCTATTACGGCGTCGCCCCCTATTGGATGCGCGATTCGGCGACGCTGACCGCCATCGCCGGTGCTGCGGACGGCGGCAACGGCTCCGCGGCTGGAGCATTGCGCCAGGAGGTGCAGCGCCTGTCACAGGAGGTGACGCGGCTGAACCGGGAACTGCAGCAGGCGCGCGGTGCCGCCGGCTCCAGCGGTGCGCCGGCCGATGCCGCGACCGGGCAGGGCGGGGCATCGCAGAGCCCGTCCCAGGGTGCACAGCAGACGCCCGCCGGGAACGACAGCCCCCAGCCGCCGGTTTCCCAACAGTGA